A stretch of the Drosophila sulfurigaster albostrigata strain 15112-1811.04 chromosome 2L, ASM2355843v2, whole genome shotgun sequence genome encodes the following:
- the LOC133841729 gene encoding vesicular glutamate transporter 1 isoform X2 produces the protein MGDTNKNTILKPNMEKFEISQGYHGGHGGYEEMEGGEREGRGPGGGHAYDDDGPESPASFEEIERPPLRKIDKYCKAECPCMPARYTIATMACVGFMIAFGMRCNMSAAKLKGEHNGTVFMNWTVAVESHVDSSFFWGYLITQIPGGFIASKFPANKIFGLSIVSSASLHLIVPFAMTLMHGHVVICVRVLQGLFEGVTYPACHGIWRFWAPPMERSRLATLAFSGSYAGVVVGLPLSGLLADAVGYQAPFYAYGCFGIIWYLFWIWLCFENPRKHPAISIPELKYIEKSLGESAHPTMPSIKTTPWRQMLRSMPVYAIIVANFCRSWNFYLLVLFQSSFLKHKFGFKVEEAGFVGSLPHLIMTTIVPFGGMLADHLRKNGILSTTNVRKLFNCGGFGMEGLFFLFVAHSSTATGAMFALTCGVAFSGFAISGYNVNHLDIAPRYASILMGLSNGIGTLAGIIVPYALDGLIQRNPTGCWTTVFTLAACVHLVGCSFYGIFASGELQPWAEPPAEEQQVWAPPMGAITNDDPSQAGMMGQYMKETTFGAPEYTEQSQMQQSNMNAISYGATGHVANNPFAMAATAPTAMEMPPSAQYGDAGSGYDYTQSQGQQQPATNMYPNIPTNDYQQQQ, from the exons atgggAGACACTAATAAAAATAcgat CCTGAAGCCAAATATGGAAAAGTTTGAGATCTCCCAGGGCTACCATGGCGGTCACGGTGGCTACGAGGAAATGGAGGGCGGCGAACGCGAGGGACGAGGCCCCGGCGGCGGACATGCCTATGACGACGATGGACCCGAGTCGCCCGCCTCCTTCGAGGAGATCGAAAGGCCGCCGTTACGCAAGATCGACAAGTACTGCAAGGCCGAGTGTCCTTGCATGCCAGCCCGATACACCATCGCCACAATGGCCTGTGTGGGATTCATGATTGCCTTCGGCATGCGCTGCAATATGTCGGCAGCGAAGCTCAAAGGCGAGCACAATGGG ACTGTCTTTATGAACTGGACGGTGGCGGTGGAGAGCCATGTGGACTCCTCGTTCTTTTGGGGCTATCTGATTACGCAAATACCCGGCGGTTTTATTGCATCCAAATTTCCAGCGAACAAAATCTTTGGCCTGTCGATTGTCAGCTCTGCATCGCTGCATCTGATTGTGCCCTTTGCCATGACATTGATGCACGGCCATGTGGTGATTTGTGTGCGCGTGCTGCAAGGACTCTTTGAG GGCGTCACATATCCGGCCTGCCACGGCATCTGGCGCTTCTGGGCGCCGCCCATGGAACGCTCCCGTCTCGCCACCTTGGCCTTCTCGGGCTCGTATGCTGGCGTGGTTGTTGGACTGCCGCTCTCTGGGCTGCTCGCTGATGCCGTCGGCTATCAGGCACCGTTTTATGCATATGGCTGCTTCGGCATCATTTGGTATTTGTTCTGGATCTGGTTGTGTTTCGAGAATCCACGCAAGCATCCCGCCATCAGCATACCCGAGCTGAAGTACATTGAGAAATCGCTTGGCGAATCAGCGCATCCCACAATGCCATCGATTAAGACGACACCGTGGCGTCAGATGCTGCGTTCCATGCCCGTTTATGCCATTATTGTGGCCAACTTTTGTCGCTCCTGGAACTTTTATTTGCTCGTCCTGTTCCAGTCGTCGTTCCTCAAGCACAAGTTCGGCTTTAAAGTGGAGGAAGCGGGCTTTGTGGGTTCGCTGCCTCACTTGATCATGACTACGATTGTGCCCTTTGGCGGCATGCTGGCGGATCATCTGCGCAAGAATGGCATTCTATCCACGACCAATGTGCGCAAACTGTTCAACTGCGGCGGCTTTGGCATGGAGGGACTCTTCTTTCTGTTCGTCGCACATTCCTCAACGGCG ACAGGTGCCATGTTTGCACTGACTTGTGGCGTCGCTTTCAGTGGCTTTGCCATCTCGGGCTACAATGTGAATCACTTGGACATTGCGCCACGCTATGCCAGTATACTGATGGGTCTCTCCAATGGCATTGGCACACTGGCCGGCATCATAGTGCCCTACGCACTGGACGGTCTTATTCAGAGAAAT CCCACTGGCTGCTGGACCACTGTCTTCACCTTGGCCGCGTGTGTGCATCTGGTTGGCTGCagtttttatggcatttttgCATCGGGCGAACTGCAGCCGTGGGCTGAGCCACCGGCAGAGGAGCAGCAGGTGTGGGCACCTCCGATGGGCGCCATTACCAACGATGATCCCAGCCAGGCGGGCATGATGGGACAGTACATGAAGGAAACGACATTC GGCGCACCCGAGTACACTGAGCAGAGCCAAATGCAGCAATCGAATATGAATGCCATTAGCTATGGCGCCACCGGACACGTGGCCAACAATCCATTTGCCATGGCGGCAACGGCGCCAACCGCGATGGAGATGCCACCGTCAGCACAATACGGCGATGCCGGCAGCGGCTATGACTACACGCAATCACAgggacaacaacagccagcCACGAATATGTATCCTAATATACCCACTAACGactatcaacagcagcagtaa
- the LOC133841729 gene encoding vesicular glutamate transporter 1 isoform X3, giving the protein MKGLTAFKDKAGGVFSGLKPNMEKFEISQGYHGGHGGYEEMEGGEREGRGPGGGHAYDDDGPESPASFEEIERPPLRKIDKYCKAECPCMPARYTIATMACVGFMIAFGMRCNMSAAKLKGEHNGGVTYPACHGIWRFWAPPMERSRLATLAFSGSYAGVVVGLPLSGLLADAVGYQAPFYAYGCFGIIWYLFWIWLCFENPRKHPAISIPELKYIEKSLGESAHPTMPSIKTTPWRQMLRSMPVYAIIVANFCRSWNFYLLVLFQSSFLKHKFGFKVEEAGFVGSLPHLIMTTIVPFGGMLADHLRKNGILSTTNVRKLFNCGGFGMEGLFFLFVAHSSTATGAMFALTCGVAFSGFAISGYNVNHLDIAPRYASILMGLSNGIGTLAGIIVPYALDGLIQRNPTGCWTTVFTLAACVHLVGCSFYGIFASGELQPWAEPPAEEQQVWAPPMGAITNDDPSQAGMMGQYMKETTFGAPEYTEQSQMQQSNMNAISYGATGHVANNPFAMAATAPTAMEMPPSAQYGDAGSGYDYTQSQGQQQPATNMYPNIPTNDYQQQQ; this is encoded by the exons CCTGAAGCCAAATATGGAAAAGTTTGAGATCTCCCAGGGCTACCATGGCGGTCACGGTGGCTACGAGGAAATGGAGGGCGGCGAACGCGAGGGACGAGGCCCCGGCGGCGGACATGCCTATGACGACGATGGACCCGAGTCGCCCGCCTCCTTCGAGGAGATCGAAAGGCCGCCGTTACGCAAGATCGACAAGTACTGCAAGGCCGAGTGTCCTTGCATGCCAGCCCGATACACCATCGCCACAATGGCCTGTGTGGGATTCATGATTGCCTTCGGCATGCGCTGCAATATGTCGGCAGCGAAGCTCAAAGGCGAGCACAATGGG GGCGTCACATATCCGGCCTGCCACGGCATCTGGCGCTTCTGGGCGCCGCCCATGGAACGCTCCCGTCTCGCCACCTTGGCCTTCTCGGGCTCGTATGCTGGCGTGGTTGTTGGACTGCCGCTCTCTGGGCTGCTCGCTGATGCCGTCGGCTATCAGGCACCGTTTTATGCATATGGCTGCTTCGGCATCATTTGGTATTTGTTCTGGATCTGGTTGTGTTTCGAGAATCCACGCAAGCATCCCGCCATCAGCATACCCGAGCTGAAGTACATTGAGAAATCGCTTGGCGAATCAGCGCATCCCACAATGCCATCGATTAAGACGACACCGTGGCGTCAGATGCTGCGTTCCATGCCCGTTTATGCCATTATTGTGGCCAACTTTTGTCGCTCCTGGAACTTTTATTTGCTCGTCCTGTTCCAGTCGTCGTTCCTCAAGCACAAGTTCGGCTTTAAAGTGGAGGAAGCGGGCTTTGTGGGTTCGCTGCCTCACTTGATCATGACTACGATTGTGCCCTTTGGCGGCATGCTGGCGGATCATCTGCGCAAGAATGGCATTCTATCCACGACCAATGTGCGCAAACTGTTCAACTGCGGCGGCTTTGGCATGGAGGGACTCTTCTTTCTGTTCGTCGCACATTCCTCAACGGCG ACAGGTGCCATGTTTGCACTGACTTGTGGCGTCGCTTTCAGTGGCTTTGCCATCTCGGGCTACAATGTGAATCACTTGGACATTGCGCCACGCTATGCCAGTATACTGATGGGTCTCTCCAATGGCATTGGCACACTGGCCGGCATCATAGTGCCCTACGCACTGGACGGTCTTATTCAGAGAAAT CCCACTGGCTGCTGGACCACTGTCTTCACCTTGGCCGCGTGTGTGCATCTGGTTGGCTGCagtttttatggcatttttgCATCGGGCGAACTGCAGCCGTGGGCTGAGCCACCGGCAGAGGAGCAGCAGGTGTGGGCACCTCCGATGGGCGCCATTACCAACGATGATCCCAGCCAGGCGGGCATGATGGGACAGTACATGAAGGAAACGACATTC GGCGCACCCGAGTACACTGAGCAGAGCCAAATGCAGCAATCGAATATGAATGCCATTAGCTATGGCGCCACCGGACACGTGGCCAACAATCCATTTGCCATGGCGGCAACGGCGCCAACCGCGATGGAGATGCCACCGTCAGCACAATACGGCGATGCCGGCAGCGGCTATGACTACACGCAATCACAgggacaacaacagccagcCACGAATATGTATCCTAATATACCCACTAACGactatcaacagcagcagtaa
- the LOC133841729 gene encoding vesicular glutamate transporter 1 isoform X1: MKGLTAFKDKAGGVFSGLKPNMEKFEISQGYHGGHGGYEEMEGGEREGRGPGGGHAYDDDGPESPASFEEIERPPLRKIDKYCKAECPCMPARYTIATMACVGFMIAFGMRCNMSAAKLKGEHNGTVFMNWTVAVESHVDSSFFWGYLITQIPGGFIASKFPANKIFGLSIVSSASLHLIVPFAMTLMHGHVVICVRVLQGLFEGVTYPACHGIWRFWAPPMERSRLATLAFSGSYAGVVVGLPLSGLLADAVGYQAPFYAYGCFGIIWYLFWIWLCFENPRKHPAISIPELKYIEKSLGESAHPTMPSIKTTPWRQMLRSMPVYAIIVANFCRSWNFYLLVLFQSSFLKHKFGFKVEEAGFVGSLPHLIMTTIVPFGGMLADHLRKNGILSTTNVRKLFNCGGFGMEGLFFLFVAHSSTATGAMFALTCGVAFSGFAISGYNVNHLDIAPRYASILMGLSNGIGTLAGIIVPYALDGLIQRNPTGCWTTVFTLAACVHLVGCSFYGIFASGELQPWAEPPAEEQQVWAPPMGAITNDDPSQAGMMGQYMKETTFGAPEYTEQSQMQQSNMNAISYGATGHVANNPFAMAATAPTAMEMPPSAQYGDAGSGYDYTQSQGQQQPATNMYPNIPTNDYQQQQ; this comes from the exons CCTGAAGCCAAATATGGAAAAGTTTGAGATCTCCCAGGGCTACCATGGCGGTCACGGTGGCTACGAGGAAATGGAGGGCGGCGAACGCGAGGGACGAGGCCCCGGCGGCGGACATGCCTATGACGACGATGGACCCGAGTCGCCCGCCTCCTTCGAGGAGATCGAAAGGCCGCCGTTACGCAAGATCGACAAGTACTGCAAGGCCGAGTGTCCTTGCATGCCAGCCCGATACACCATCGCCACAATGGCCTGTGTGGGATTCATGATTGCCTTCGGCATGCGCTGCAATATGTCGGCAGCGAAGCTCAAAGGCGAGCACAATGGG ACTGTCTTTATGAACTGGACGGTGGCGGTGGAGAGCCATGTGGACTCCTCGTTCTTTTGGGGCTATCTGATTACGCAAATACCCGGCGGTTTTATTGCATCCAAATTTCCAGCGAACAAAATCTTTGGCCTGTCGATTGTCAGCTCTGCATCGCTGCATCTGATTGTGCCCTTTGCCATGACATTGATGCACGGCCATGTGGTGATTTGTGTGCGCGTGCTGCAAGGACTCTTTGAG GGCGTCACATATCCGGCCTGCCACGGCATCTGGCGCTTCTGGGCGCCGCCCATGGAACGCTCCCGTCTCGCCACCTTGGCCTTCTCGGGCTCGTATGCTGGCGTGGTTGTTGGACTGCCGCTCTCTGGGCTGCTCGCTGATGCCGTCGGCTATCAGGCACCGTTTTATGCATATGGCTGCTTCGGCATCATTTGGTATTTGTTCTGGATCTGGTTGTGTTTCGAGAATCCACGCAAGCATCCCGCCATCAGCATACCCGAGCTGAAGTACATTGAGAAATCGCTTGGCGAATCAGCGCATCCCACAATGCCATCGATTAAGACGACACCGTGGCGTCAGATGCTGCGTTCCATGCCCGTTTATGCCATTATTGTGGCCAACTTTTGTCGCTCCTGGAACTTTTATTTGCTCGTCCTGTTCCAGTCGTCGTTCCTCAAGCACAAGTTCGGCTTTAAAGTGGAGGAAGCGGGCTTTGTGGGTTCGCTGCCTCACTTGATCATGACTACGATTGTGCCCTTTGGCGGCATGCTGGCGGATCATCTGCGCAAGAATGGCATTCTATCCACGACCAATGTGCGCAAACTGTTCAACTGCGGCGGCTTTGGCATGGAGGGACTCTTCTTTCTGTTCGTCGCACATTCCTCAACGGCG ACAGGTGCCATGTTTGCACTGACTTGTGGCGTCGCTTTCAGTGGCTTTGCCATCTCGGGCTACAATGTGAATCACTTGGACATTGCGCCACGCTATGCCAGTATACTGATGGGTCTCTCCAATGGCATTGGCACACTGGCCGGCATCATAGTGCCCTACGCACTGGACGGTCTTATTCAGAGAAAT CCCACTGGCTGCTGGACCACTGTCTTCACCTTGGCCGCGTGTGTGCATCTGGTTGGCTGCagtttttatggcatttttgCATCGGGCGAACTGCAGCCGTGGGCTGAGCCACCGGCAGAGGAGCAGCAGGTGTGGGCACCTCCGATGGGCGCCATTACCAACGATGATCCCAGCCAGGCGGGCATGATGGGACAGTACATGAAGGAAACGACATTC GGCGCACCCGAGTACACTGAGCAGAGCCAAATGCAGCAATCGAATATGAATGCCATTAGCTATGGCGCCACCGGACACGTGGCCAACAATCCATTTGCCATGGCGGCAACGGCGCCAACCGCGATGGAGATGCCACCGTCAGCACAATACGGCGATGCCGGCAGCGGCTATGACTACACGCAATCACAgggacaacaacagccagcCACGAATATGTATCCTAATATACCCACTAACGactatcaacagcagcagtaa